The nucleotide window TATCCATGGCCATAGCGGTAATAGTCCTATCTAGATTCAAAACGCCAAAGGCTGAAGGAGCTATGATAGCTTTAGATTTAGCTCTTCTAGCGATGATAATCCTACAGATGGCTTTCTACGCTTACTATTCCAGGAGGATGTAGTATGAAGAACAGATTGAGGGAGTTTAGAGAGAAATATGGGTTAACTCAGGAAGAGCTCGCGAGGATTTTGGGAGTTACGAGGCAGACGATCATAGCTATAGAGAAGGGTAAGTACGACCCGTCCCTTAGGTTAGCTTTTAAGATAGCTAGATTCTTTGGAGTTAGAATTGAAGATATATTTATTTATGAGGAAGAATTAACTCCCAGAGGTGATAATAGATGAAGAAAGGCTTATTCCTATACTTCCTGGGCTTGGGATTG belongs to Pyrococcus abyssi GE5 and includes:
- a CDS encoding helix-turn-helix transcriptional regulator produces the protein MKNRLREFREKYGLTQEELARILGVTRQTIIAIEKGKYDPSLRLAFKIARFFGVRIEDIFIYEEELTPRGDNR